The Syngnathus typhle isolate RoL2023-S1 ecotype Sweden linkage group LG3, RoL_Styp_1.0, whole genome shotgun sequence genome window below encodes:
- the LOC133151108 gene encoding piggyBac transposable element-derived protein 3-like, with translation MEVFDAIEDEDAVVDKIFIAPPVVSFESDEDTGEEDCGGTFNNLSGRQLSAPAVVVLADGRVIGDDDDGDTEEEEEPQQASSSKKRSQKDALDYNWTNSKTRLTKFPDARPLAVPTILVGKSAVQKLEFFLSDLYPHLLRETIKYAAVTDSNFQLTIGELKRVVGILLLSGYHQLPSRRHYWNTDEDLHCALVAGAMSRNRFEEIIRYIHCADNTRQNSNDRMTKLRPMMDILNARFGEAYPMDCNLDLDEAMIEYFGRHGCKQAIRNKPVRFGYKAWCLNSGTNGFLLHFDIYQGASGDASEVERKFGKGGGTLLRLLDNLPDAVRALPLRIYIDNYFTGLPLVAELRRRGYACTGTIRENRIPRSCPITDQKAMKRKPRGAVSVVYDTANKIALTRWKDNAVVTIASTLAAEHPLQKVSRWSRQEKKKVAVDQPFVVQLYNRSMGGTDRADQSIELYRINMRRKKWWWPIFTWMLDAAVFNAWVLHRLDEHSGMSLLEFRREVARTLVAAPGATRARRSGRPRVCAVADDSRFDTMEHWPEVAAQGRKCALPTCKSRPSSACSKCRVALCTVKCFRAYHQPG, from the coding sequence ATGGAGGTCTTCGATGCAATCGAAGATGAGGACGCAGTTGTGGATAAAATCTTTATTGCTCCACCCGTGGTCAGTTTCGAGTCTGACGAAGACACGGGCGAGGAAGACTGCGGAGGAACGTTCAATAATCTCTCGGGACGGCAGCTTAGCGCTCCCGCCGTGGTGGTCCTCGCCGACGGACGTGTGAttggagatgatgatgatggcgacactgaggaagaagaggagcccCAACAGGCCTCCTCCTCAAAGAAACGCTCGCAGAAAGATGCGTTGGACTACAATTGGACCAACAGTAAAACGCGCCTGACAAAATTCCCGGACGCCAGGCCTCTCGCCGTCCCCACAATTTTGGTTGGAAAGAGCGCAGTTCAGAAGCTGGAGTTCTTCCTTTCTGATTTATATCCTCACCTTCTTCGAGAGACCATCAAGTATGCGGCGGTGACTGACTCCAACTTCCAGCTCACCATCGGAGAATTGAAGCGCGTGGTGGGGATCTTGCTGCTGTCGGGTTACCACCAGCTCCCCAGTCGCCGACACTACTGGAACACAGATGAAGATCTCCATTGCGCCCTCGTCGCTGGGGCCATGTCACGCAACAGGTTCGAGGAGATCATCCGCTACATTCACTGTGCCGACAACACGCGCCAGAACAGCAACGACCGGATGACAAAGCTGCGTCCCATGATGGACATCCTCAACGCTCGGTTCGGGGAGGCGTATCCAATGGACTGCAATCTTGATCTGGACGAGGCAATGATTGAATATTTTGGAAGACATGGATGCAAGCAAGCAATCCGAAACAAGCCGGTGCGGTTCGGCTACAAGGCCTGGTGCCTGAACAGTGGGACCAACGGCTTCCTGCTCCACTTCGACATCTACCAGGGGGCGAGTGGAGATGCCTCTGAAGTGGAACGCAAGTTCGGCAAGGGCGGTGGCACGCTCCTTCGACTTCTGGACAACCTCCCCGATGCTGTGCGTGCACTTCCGCTGCGCATCTACATAGACAACTATTTCACCGGCCTCCCGCTAGTTGCAGAGCTGCGCAGGCGGGGCTACGCTTGCACGGGGACGATCCGAGAAAACCGCATCCCGCGCTCTTGCCCGATCACAGATCAGAAGGCTATGAAGAGGAAGCCTCGTGGTGCCGTGTCTGTCGTGTACGACACGGCAAACAAGATTGCGCTCACTCGGTGGAAGGATAACGCCGTGGTCACCATCGCCTCCACCCTCGCCGCTGAGCATCCTCTGCAGAAGGTGTCACGCTGGTCAaggcaggagaagaagaaggtggCAGTGGACCAGCCATTTGTTGTCCAGCTGTACAACCGCAGCATGGGCGGCACGGACCGCGCCGACCAGAGCATCGAGCTCTACCGCATCAACATGCGCCGGAAGAAGTGGTGGTGGCCGATATTCACTTGGATGCTGGACGCGGCCGTCTTCAACGCATGGGTGCTGCACCGGCTGGATGAGCACAGCGGGATGTCTCTGCTGGAGTTCCGACGCGAGGTGGCCCGAACTCTGGTTGCAGCACCAGGCGCCACTCGAGCTCGGAGATCGGGCAGACCGCGCGTGTGCGCAGTTGCCGATGACTCCCGCTTCGACACCATGGAGCACTGGCCGGAAGTGGCGGCGCAAGGCCGAAAGTGCGCACTGCCGACTTGCAAGTCGCGTCCGTCCAGTGCGTGCTCCAAGTGCCGCGTGGCACTGTGCACTGTGAAGTGTTTCCGTGCTTACCACCAGCCGGGATAA